A window of Cyprinus carpio isolate SPL01 unplaced genomic scaffold, ASM1834038v1 S000006791, whole genome shotgun sequence genomic DNA:
TGAAACACCATTATAGCGCCAATTTGTCTTTTATAAGAAAGACGGAGCGTAACAAAAGTCTTTACCTGACACGAAGAATGTAGACACCGTGTGAACAAAATGAAGaggttcatttttgaatgaacgcATGTTTCTGTGGATATAAAAGCAGTTTTGTCTCTAAAAGACCAATTCACACCGCTCACAACGACAGACAGCAGGAGTGTACTAGACTCAATGTGAAAGTGAGACAAACAGGTCTCGGCGATATGACATGAATTACAGGATTattttactagaattaatgtgAAAGTGAGACAAACAGGTCTCGGCGATATGACATACAGACAGCAGGAGTGTACTAGACTCAATGTGAAAGtgagacccacacacacacacacacacacacacacacacacacacacttaaaatcaatattcagatgacaaagaaatttttcaaaacaagtttgaactttattgtgtttttaatttcatttttgtttttaactttattttcccTTCTGGGATTTCATCTGGATTTCCCCATTGGGGTTAAAGTGCAATCAGAAACATTCTGATTGTAAACAGTGAACCATTGTAAACAGtgaaaatgtaacataacataaaatgtaacacaaCATTCTTATAACACCGGATacagtttgtaaatgtttgtaagaCATTTgtacaaacaaatatttgtttgtaatgtttgtatcGGAGAGCTACTTTTACCGCAAAGTATTAAAAATTACATCAAGCGTAAATAGCATGTCTTTTAACAATAtgtcatccctgatatgcaatgcaatacagtacaaaaggggctatcattctttatcatttaccaaaatttgtcaaatttgtaactgagacaagatgatcaAAAAAAGCAGGATTACGTTAATGCTGGGAAGACCTTaagttgttattatatatatttatatatatttagcccatcatgcatctaaccatccaagtgcacactcaGCGTTAAGAGCTATTAAGATTAAAActgtattgtgaaactgcagcttcatgctaaagcaaaataaatatgatctgcatgcttctgactttccgcgcttacacttttggcatgttttttttcgCCAAAAGCTTggtcaaaagcactgcaagcctgtgaacggtgatttgcaagcgaaaacaacagtttaaagaactgcaaaacagattgactgcatagaaccaatctgtaagtgtaaaaaaaaacaactgttgcAAATGTCTTAATGAGCGTGTGTGCATGCGGGGCAAAAATTTCCCGAAATAATCCGGTATGTACAGCTtcgtctttcttttctctgcgcttaCAATTTTGGCACGATTCTCTCACTAACTGAGATTTGCAAGCGTGAGGGGGAGGGCGGGGCCACCtcttcttgtagccaatcaaatgagcCCTCGCTGACTCttcatttactcttatctgattggttcaataaacacatcatgcGCCAAGACCAAGACATTACCAAGACATtcatcttcatttagttcaaaatagTTCTTGCTGCAAGGAATGGCACTTTTAacgtacacatacagtaaaataaaaaacaaaataacactacaacttaattaaaacatgctCCTTTCATAAGCTGTGTTTCATACTTAATTGTTGAGCCTAGTgttaacattatttgttttggctttacattaaacttttttataatctTCTTACACCACTGAGCTGATGTTAAAACTTTATAATCAAAATAATGTTATGTGACAATGCTTGACACTATGATATCAGAATGCTAATAtactttgtaaaacatttttaccatgccaataaagctacttaCATATGAATTTGTCAGTTTTTCAGACCATGTTTCTGTTTATGGTTTTACACTGATTACTTTCATGTGACTGATCAAGCTATTATATGAAGCACAAATGAGTAACAAAATGCCTCTTTCTTTGTGTACAGATTTGACTCTAatgcaaaaactgataaaatatgtcttttaataatgtctaaatatatatcggTCAAATTCAAGTAAACTAATTATGGGGGAATCCAAAGTTCCAGCCATTATAGGGAACACACAgccatgtttatatatttatatatagagagctaaccccgccatctagtggttacacgATAGTATTGCACATGATAAATGGTGACTAGGTgatagataaatattttaataaatattttagtaatatttttgtaaaatcccCTTTTATTACAACATGTTAAATACACATTATTTCTGTTGTACAATTTATTCTTgaaacatttttgtgtttaaaaaatggaTCAGTAGATACGTACAATTTACATGTATTAGCTTAGTGCAGATACTTAGANNNNNNNNNNNNNNNNNNNNNNNNNNNNNNNNNNNNNNNNNNNNNNNNNNNtatatgaaaaaaagaaaaactatgacCTAGTTCATTTTGGAGAACTGTTGAACTTAGTTCAAAATTTTGAAGTTTGAACTATGAACTGAActagttcatttaaaatttgtGAATTGAATTTTGAACTAGTTCATGTAGAAAGTGAACTTTCCCAACACTGCTAATTGAATTAAATGTCAGAACAAAGAACAGAGCTTCTgcgtttaaacaaacaaacaaaaagttttattcatgCAATCTTTGCCAGAAAATTCTGTCAGTGGCGAGGAATGAGTTCAATGAAAACATGTATCCTActcaaactagttttttttttctttatataagcATTCAGTTCATGCAATCCAGCATGTTTGTCTAATATTTGCTGTCAAATAACCCAGCAATGGTTTGTTTTTAACCAAACATTTCttgtgtacatatttttttctactttaatattttgaaatgaaaatcaaaGATAAAGTTAGCTATAATAgttgtgtatttatgtttgtctATGTAGATTTTTCACTTTCTAAAAACATCTAGGTTATGGAAATGTTCCATACAaactctttatttaaaatcactgGACTGcataaaaagaaacaacaaaaaagtttagATGTTCATCAAAATGCCATTTTCAATTATGAAAACACAGGAAGTAGCTCTGGCAAATCTTCATGTGTGCAGATCATGTGAAGGTTTGATCTTGTCTATAGGCTATTTGTTATGAGGATGTTGTTTGGATAAAACAACGAAatgtcttcttgtttttttttttatgtagcaagtgatttaaaataaactgtttgtttggaatataatcatataattcaTAGGTAATTTCTTTATGCATAAATAATCTTGGAATAGAACTCATGATTAAGgtgcttataaataaataatatatatatatattttttttaccaatggaGTGTGGCTACAGACTTACACTGTACTTTCCCCTCTTCATTTGTACTCTCTGGTTTGACCTTTATTTCTGCTTTcatatttaatgttcattttgatGTAGGACTGCAGAAAGTCACTTGATGTTTATTTGGCAAGATCTCAGTGTTATGTGTAGTCTCTCTAAGTAACTTTCTATATGTTCTGCAGGTGTGCTTGGCGTTGATACTGATGCAGTCGAGActgtgtcagtgatggagggagactctgtcactctacacactggtcTTAATGAAATACAGATAGACGATGTGATAGAGTGGACCCATGAAGATTTGATCATTGCTAGAATTAATGAGCTCAATAAGTCTACAGTAAAATTACTTAATGCAAACAATCTGCAACTGGACAATCAAACCGGAGATCTTAAAATCAGAAACATCAGAACCGCAGTTTCTGGACTTTATAGACTTGAGATCAACAGTGCAAGAGGTTTATCATCAAAGGCCTTCAATGTCAGTGGTGAGTGTGTcagatatttaataattattttaattgcataatcAGCACTTGCAACCTTCTACACTGAGAGAAAATCTCTGGCATCTGCGACTACTTTTCGTGCCAGTGAAAACAAGTGTTCAactgtttcagtctttttacttgCATATTTGACAGACATCTCAACACCCAATATCAAATCtcattctttaaaattattttgcagagtatatatatatatgactcataattttacattttacctcTTCACATTTAGGGTTAACAGGAAATTATAGAAACTTGGTCCCAATTTCACACACTTCTGTCTTCTcataatgacaaaatatatgatcACTTTACTTTTCCTGGgaaatgtaataaacaattccTCAAATATCTGtaagaaaactttttttccatCAATAAAACTTGATTTATATCGCAACATTACGCATTTTATTATCGTTGAATATCTCAAATGTTCattaactaatttaaaacatCTGCAATGGCATACTctttatatttttgacattttagaaGATCAACCTAGATTGTATTTACTTCAAAAAGCATCATAACTCAATATATTACCAAAGTTTCCATAACGCGTTAGTGACCATATGCCTTTCATATCATCAAAAAACAGATTTTCtagtaactattattattattattattattattattatacacctGACTGAGGTTTGAACCCCCCGAAGCCTAAACAATTTcccaatatttttatatatacagttatataccAGTAGAGTAACTCCATACTGTGAAAATATTGAACAATCTGGGCAACATGAGCTTGATAGATGATATATCTCTGTGGGCGAGCAGTTAAGTGATCATGTATCTGCATAGGAGGAGTTAGAGATGGAGGAGGGTAGGTGCATGTCTGTGCGACAGAACTCAAGGCTCTTGCTGAGAGAGTTTATCCGGAGTCATGGTGTGGGTTCTGAATCAACAGATCCACTGTCGACATGATCTTATCACTCCTATGGTTGCAGAAAGTGCAGGGAGCAGCAGTAACCCTTTAATATGGACTTGCTGATCTCGTCAAGGTTTTTGATCTGGCTAGCAGAGATGGTCTTTTCAATATCTTAGTCAACATAAGTTGCTAACATTCATTAGCATGAACAAGTTCTTCCATGATGACGTGACTATGAAGGAAACTGTTGTCTTTGATGGCTCAACATGTGAAATGGGGTGAAACAGGGCTGTGTTTAGCTCTCACACATTTAAGCATCTTTTCTGCTGTCCTGTTGAAGCACACCTTTGGGTCTGCTACTGCAGGCTCTACCTTCCTTGTGTTTGGAGCAGTCTATAAATCCTGGTAAACATTAGGTTTGAATAGTGATTAAATAGCTTTAAGCAACACAGTTTCCAAACAGCTATGGCCAAGGAAATATAGCTACTGCTATTATGGTTTtttgtgccattttcccaggacatgtcctggccaggatttctatattgcctaaaatacccacgttttggctttgtttggctTGCCCAGATGCCTGTCGCCATAGTCGATAAATCAATTAAtcgcacaatttaaaaaaatgagctcGATAATTTTTCCAGCCACgataatttcttttttcattttttatttaaaaaatgtaacatgtcATGATGTGGGGTTAGTCTGGAGCGCAGCCTGTGGACACCCCGCGGCAGAAAACACCCTCTCCGGTGGCACAGATGTCCCGGGAATAAAGAGATAACGTCTCGCTAGAGTGGCCAGCTTTGGGAAGCTCATTTTATTTGCTTGTGGATGTTTGCGTCGCAAGTTGCATTGTACTTGCActactgctttatttttaatacagcGTAGCATATTTTGCAAGTAACTTCGTTGCACTTTTCTGTCGAAAATGGTCTCATAGTAGCCTACTTTCCGCTCGCTTCATTTGGCTTGCTCAGCTAAATATGTCTGTAGGCGTGTGGTTGCGCGTCAACGCGCCCGGTGAATTAACATATGAGATATATTATTaccatgcagcaaaaaaaaaaaaaaaaaaaaaaaaaaaagtttaactgatAGTATTAGGGGCGTTTCACATGTCGTGCCTAAAAACGCGTGGAAAACGCTAAGCGCGCCTCTTTATGCTTGTTTAAAGATAGGTGGGTCTTTATCGTTCTTTAGGGGTTTGTGTTTGATAAGCatccattatatataaataaataaataaatgtgtgtgtagattattattattattttgtttttaaggtcAACCATTATTGCTGTGCTTTTGAAAGTTCAAATTTGGTGAACTCTCACTTGTGGTTAACCAAATGattactgtacttttatttataattgtttctcttatttttacattttcaccaGTTAAGATCTAAATAGTCACAGAAACTGGTTGTTCAAATGTTAACTGCAGAAAGTCTCAAGGTTCAAAGCTCAATTATCTCAGGtgaatgtgtttgaaaataacaAATCCTTGCCTCTGTTTCCAGGTGTGAGTGATTTGACGTCAGATggagtgaagtcagtgtcagtgctggAAAGAGATTCCGTCATTTTATACACTGGTATTACTAAAATACAGAGAGAAGTTCGGCTAACCTGGAAGTTTATTGAAAAAGACGCACTcatagctgaaataaataaaacagctggAATCTTCTCTacatatgatgatgttcttgatgggagattcagaggcagactgCATCTGAACCATCAGACTGGATCGCTTATCATTACTAATGTCAAACCTAACATCTCTGGACTTTATGAAATCAACATCAGCAAAAGCAGCAGCAGATACACCACACACAAGACATTCAGTGTGACTTCTATTGGTGAGTCGCGTCAATGGTGAAAATATAATATGGGTCAATGAAAAATAAGTCAGTGtctaagacatttttaaaataaataaataaataactccgTAATTAAAAGCATTTCATCATAGAAGAGTCCTATTCAAGTTACTGTATATGAATTGGATTTTTTTAACagatccagacacacacacaaaaaattctttaaatttttgcTGAATTAAAGCACTTGAAGTCACTGTAATCACATTTAAATCTGCAGGTTTTCTGGCAGTGATTTACTATGTGTTAATCCTGTTCTCTGTTGAGACAGATGGAGAGAATAGACTGATGGTGAAGGTGGGAGGGACTATCACTCTACACACTAATGTTTCTGAAATACAAATATATGATCGGATTCTATGGAGGTTTGAACACGGAGACTCCATCATAGCAAAACTCGACCCAAAGTCTGGGAAATTTTCCACATTTGATGGTACTGATGCAATATTCAAAGACAGCTTGAAACTGGACAGTAAGACCGGATCTCTGACCATCTCGAAAATCAGAGCTGACCATGCTGGGCTTTATCATGTTGATATCACCAGCAGCAGACACACCACCAAATTCAAGAGAATCATTCTTACTGTCTGTTGTGAGTATTTCAAGACTTCTAATGCAACTGTTATCATAATTAGATCAGCACTATATGAACAAGTTACACTATCCGAAACAATCTTTGTCCTACACTGCTAGGTAGAGTTTGTTGACAAAACACTCTTTTAGAGTTTGGTTCTACAAGTTACTGGTAAAGAAAATGGATAGTGTTTTTACTACAACTTAAGCCAGGCTCATACTGTACCAATTTGGCCACAATTCAGCCATCTGAGACAAATTTCACAAATCCTAAAAGATTCCTCTAATCCTATGCTTAAATCTTTAGTCTTTGATCATAGATCTTTAGTTTGACATGTTCACCGACagctgattaatttaaatttatcaaaTTTTAGATTTGACTTTTTCTATGACAAACGTCAATTAGTCTTCCCTTTTCAAGACAAGCTATGATCAGAATTAATGCTAGAGATTTCTTCTAACCATCATAAACTTGGCGCTCCCGTCCACCACTCACGGAATTCCTATATGTTGCATGTCATATGATAATCACCGGTTGTGCTTTCATGTGGGTGTGTAGTGCTGGTTACACTGCTTATAGTTTACTTGCGCGCACCTGTTGTTAATGTGTCTTGACTATCTGACTTTAATGACACTGAGATCCTACCAGGGGTGTAGCCAGAGTAGCCCACTTTATGCATAGGTCCACCcagttatttacaaaatatttaatttattagatttttgctATTTCTTTGCGTTCAATATAATTACAAACATGACTGTGCCATctcaaatcttaaaataataaaatgtgatttttgaatgATGCTTGATGAATTTGATTGACATCTGTGTTAGCCAATTAGCAGTTATTGCATTGTACTTTGCAGTTATATGTTATCTAGCAGCGATGTCTTAacaaaattctattaaaatatttttttttaaaacttgaccCTGGAGAGGACTCTCATCCACCTGCGGTTAAGGACAACTGATAATGCTAAAATTATGTAGAAAGCTAGTTCAGACGAGGCTTATGCAACAACCACAACCGATCTACTTTTAGATTCCAAACCATTAGTTATAGGGATGCAACGAtaacattttttcagaaaacCAATCCAATACCGAAAATTCTGAGTATTTGCTGAAACTGATCCAATCCGATACcagcacaggttttttttttttttaaatcaatgtagaatttctgtACTTCTGTGTGTTGGCCTgattgtgttaaacacaatctactacatatagacaaattaatttgaatgaaaaataacaaataataaaatatataaacataatctatgacaaaagtACTATAATAAACTGAGTTAGTGgaaattcagcagcaaaagataaaaatcacgggtgcacaataattttataaaatctagtgaaatattttatttacaaataaaagtgaataagtctaaaatctggtaaaatgaTATACGCATtcctctttgtattgttgtaaaatacattcatgaaataacaagtatatacatttatatagaaatctaaaagacgtttattttaaatgtatagcacagaaaagtattataatactaaaggcgCCAATATAGAGCATCACAGAGCGCTTATGCGCATCCCGTGCtcagaatgatgtgcttgaaaCAACACGGAGTCACAGTGTGCAGACTACACAGCGCTCTGAGTCCACATAGAACAGTTAGTACAACGCATGCTGCtctgctcgtgttcatcttcagttctctcttcacagcactTCAGACAGTGTACTGTTTGATTAAATGAATTAttctgggatattggtttatttcgactCAGAGGGATTGTCAGCCACgcttactgccttgcatttaaATGGCTGGCTAGAATTCAGTTGAAATTCCTGCAGCgcgctttcagagtttctcttaaacccttcaccttccccagctccacctggatatattttatatgttatttgtgCAGCTGCAGGATGTCTTCAATACTCACGGCACCATATCgccatatgcattggcagtagcaagttctgttcttgcttgcagcagcagcaatagtctacaactacagcaataaccaacagcagcagcaattcagcagcagcgtagcagatctattacGCCAAGActaagtacaaacccgattccaaaaaagttgggacactgtacgaattgtgaataaaaacagaatgcaatgatgtggaagtttcaaatttcaatattttattcagaatacaacatagatgacatatctaatgtttaaactgagaaaatgtatcattttaagggaaaaataagttgattttaaatttcatggcactcaacacatctcaaaaaagttgggacaaggccatgtttaccactgtgtggcatcccctcttcttttttataacagtctgcaaacgtctgtggactgaggagacaagttgctcaagtttaggaataggaatgttgtcccgttcttgtctaatacaggcttctagttgctcaactgtcttaggtcttctttgtcgcatcttcctctttatgatgcgccaaatgttttctatgggtgaaagatctggactgcaggctggctatttcagtacccggatccttcttctacgcagtcaTGATGTTGTagttgatgcagtatgtggtctggcattgtgaTGTTGGAAattgcaaggtcttccctgaaagagacaacgtctggatgggagcatgtgttgttctagaacttggatatacctttcagcattaagggtgcctttccagatgtgtaagctgccaatgccacacgcactcatgcaaccccatacaaTCAGAGATGCAgtcttctgaactgagcgctgataacaaacttgggttgtccttgtcctctttagtccggatgacatggcgtcccagttttccaaaaagaacttcaaattttgattcgtctgaccacagaacagttttccactttgccacagtccattttaaatgaggcttggcccagagaaaacacctgcgcttctggatcatgtttagatatggcttcttttttgacctttagagttttagccagcaacggcgaatggcacagtggattgagttcaccgacaatgttctctggaagtattcctgagcccatgttgtgatttccattacagtagcattcctgtatgtgatgcagtgccgtctaagggcccgaagatcacgggcacccagtatggttttccggccttgacccgttacacacagagattgttccagattctctgaatctttggatgatattatgcactgtagataatgataacttcaaactctttgcaatttttctctgagaaactcctttctgatattgctccactatttttcgctgcagcattgggggaattggtgatcctctgcccatcttgacttctgagagacactgccgcTCTGATAGGCTCTTTTTATGCtcagtcatgttgccaattgacctaataagttgcaaattggtcctccagctgttccttatatgtacatttaacttttccggcctcttattgctacctgtcccaacttttttggaatgtgtagctctcgtgaaatccaaaatgatccaatatttggcatgacatttcaaaatgtctcactttcaacatttgatatgttatctatattctattgtgaataaaatataagtttaagagatttgtaaattattccattcctttttttactcgcaatttgtacagtgtcccaaatttttttttttttaataattttttgtgtgttgtaaaTTCTCatatgctaaaatcttcagagagttgtcatgattgaactaCTTGAtgattgattaaattattattcaagtAGGAGTTAAAATAGTTATGTGAATAATAACCTGAGTAAGTGTAAAAGTAAAAGGCTAATTATGTAGTAAGTTGCTAGTTTGAAAATAATCGACTGGCTGATTTATTCACAAATTGGCCATTGTTCATGTACcggtaaaaaatagtaaaatgtgaTGACACAATGACAAATGCAGCATGTTAATACCCATCTCTGATTGTAAATGCTTAATTATTGATACTATTGGAAAACATAATTTCAGTAAGCtgttaatactataatattattaagCTGATAAATGTGTCACTCAAAAATAATGGTAAAAAGAATGATTGGTAAATCATTAGTTACACTAATGACTGTCTCTCTTTAGCTGTTCCAGATTCTGGTCTGTCTTCAGGCATTGTAATAGCAATATGTTgtgttggtgttggtgttggtgttCTGCTGGCCATTATTGCAGCTCTGGTTTACTGCAACCACAAGACTACTTCCTATGTAAAAG
This region includes:
- the LOC122144862 gene encoding uncharacterized protein LOC122144862 produces the protein MEGDSVTLHTGLNEIQIDDVIEWTHEDLIIARINELNKSTVKLLNANNLQLDNQTGDLKIRNIRTAVSGLYRLEINSARGLSSKAFNVSGVSDLTSDGVKSVSVLERDSVILYTGITKIQREVRLTWKFIEKDALIAEINKTAGIFSTYDDVLDGRFRGRLHLNHQTGSLIITNVKPNISGLYEINISKSSSRYTTHKTFSVTSIDGENRLMVKVGGTITLHTNVSEIQIYDRILWRFEHGDSIIAKLDPKSGKFSTFDGTDAIFKDSLKLDSKTGSLTISKIRADHAGLYHVDITSSRHTTKFKRIILTVCSVPDSGLSSGIVIAICCVGVGVGVLLAIIAALVYCNHKTTSYVKANHTEVQ